Proteins from a genomic interval of Bacteroidia bacterium:
- a CDS encoding GatB/YqeY domain-containing protein: MALEEKINADIKAAMLAKDAKKLEALRAIKSAILLLKTSPEGLSETTESKALQKMVKQRKETAEIYIEQGRKELADVEIFQAEVIENYLPKQMSEADIRKELVAIIAASGATSVADLGKVMGLATKQLVGKADGKIISTLVRELLTK; the protein is encoded by the coding sequence ATGGCACTCGAAGAAAAAATAAATGCCGATATAAAAGCGGCAATGCTTGCGAAAGACGCTAAGAAATTAGAAGCGTTACGCGCCATTAAATCTGCCATTTTGTTATTGAAAACATCTCCTGAAGGACTTTCGGAAACAACCGAATCGAAAGCACTTCAGAAGATGGTGAAACAACGAAAAGAAACTGCCGAAATATATATTGAGCAAGGCAGAAAAGAATTGGCAGACGTAGAAATTTTTCAAGCAGAAGTGATCGAAAATTACCTTCCGAAACAAATGAGTGAAGCGGATATTCGAAAAGAATTAGTTGCGATTATTGCCGCTTCCGGAGCTACTTCGGTAGCGGATTTGGGTAAAGTAATGGGACTTGCCACCAAGCAATTGGTGGGCAAAGCAGACGGAAAAATTATTTCCACGCTGGTGCGCGAATTGCTAACAAAATAA
- a CDS encoding KUP/HAK/KT family potassium transporter translates to TIAMLMTTLLMYHFLKDVKKLPRWLVIMIVSVFVTVEFSFFVANAVKLLKRLFFLVFEIGLIFTMYIWHSARKINNRFLNFIDLKDYIPLLDDLSKDTTISKFSTHLIYLTKANDPTHVEQKIIYSIFSRQPKRADIYWFVHLERTDEPYTMEYSVEELKNDKVIRVEFRLGFRVQPRINVMFRKAVEEMVANKELDILSRYPSLNKHHLAADFKFVLLEKFLSYDNEFSIRDGFILNSYFAIKKLALADDEAFGLDTSETRVEKIPMVVAPISTIHLKRTFFKYEDGKTILSPPCDPEK, encoded by the coding sequence TTACCATCGCTATGCTGATGACTACATTGTTGATGTATCATTTTCTAAAAGATGTGAAGAAATTGCCGCGTTGGTTAGTAATTATGATAGTGAGTGTTTTTGTAACGGTCGAATTTTCTTTTTTTGTGGCAAATGCCGTTAAATTATTGAAAAGATTATTTTTCTTGGTGTTTGAAATTGGACTTATTTTCACGATGTACATTTGGCACAGTGCTCGAAAAATCAACAATCGCTTTTTAAATTTTATTGATTTGAAAGATTACATTCCTTTGTTAGACGACTTAAGCAAGGACACTACCATTTCTAAATTTTCGACACATTTAATTTATTTGACCAAAGCGAATGACCCAACGCATGTGGAACAAAAAATTATTTATTCCATTTTCAGTCGCCAACCAAAGCGTGCCGATATTTATTGGTTTGTGCATTTGGAACGTACAGATGAGCCATATACGATGGAATACAGCGTAGAAGAATTAAAAAATGACAAAGTCATTCGCGTCGAATTTCGTTTGGGTTTCCGTGTGCAACCGCGCATCAATGTGATGTTCCGTAAAGCAGTGGAAGAAATGGTGGCAAATAAAGAATTGGATATTTTGAGCCGCTATCCATCCTTAAACAAACACCATTTAGCTGCTGATTTTAAATTTGTTTTATTGGAAAAATTTTTATCATACGACAATGAATTTTCCATACGAGATGGCTTTATTTTGAACAGTTATTTCGCCATTAAAAAACTGGCTCTTGCCGATGACGAAGCCTTTGGTTTAGATACCAGCGAAACACGCGTAGAAAAAATTCCGATGGTAGTAGCCCCTATTTCAACCATTCATTTGAAAAGAACTTTTTTCAAATACGAAGATGGAAAAACAATTCTTTCGCCTCCTTGCGATCCAGAAAAATAA